gttatgttgcagtctTATGATTAAACAGTTCAAATTAATTCTAAACTTTAAATCAATCTATGAAAACAggattttatatatttttagataagagaaaaaaactgaaatatcacactgACATGAGTACTCAGGGCCTTTACACAGTTCTTAGTTGAACCACCTTTGACAGCAGTTAGATTCTTCTTGGGTATGATGCCACAAACTATGCACAGctggatttggggattttctACCATTCTTCTCTGCCTACCCTCTCAAGTCCTGTCAGGCTAGAGGCTAATTTCAGGTCTCTCTGATATTCCATTGGGTTCAAGTGAGGGTTCTGGCTGGGctgtctgaatgcactgtataaTGGTCCATCAAAATGTAATAAAGGACAACGCCCACtcatttaataaaaaaacagattgCCTAAATGAATGAAGCAATATTAGTTTAGgaatgcatttattttttgttgatCATTATCTTCAAATGGACAGTGTACTTTACACTGTAATCCTGTGTTCATCCTGTATTGTTCATTGAGTGCCTTACTGCCGTAATTCTATTGTTGATGAAAAGAGGGCTGAAGATGAGAAGTGGGCCTAACTGGGTATTCTAAGTAAGGCCTCTAGACTCCCACTTAAGTCTTATTAAATCTACTTCAAATTTCACTACAGAGTACGTAGTACATACATTTTTAAGTATGCCATCTAAGTGTAATAATATTGCCTTTAGTCGGCACTCCAGTTACAATAGTATGTGTTTAAGTCCCCCTTCATCACCAGCTGGCATGAACCACATTTGTTTCAAGATTTCCCTGCCCGTCTTTCCTGGGAGCCATGTAACCACTTTAGACATTTAAGTTGTGCTTCATTAATTGCTGCCTATTTCAAGCCGCTCCACATCTTACACACAACAGATACCAGACAACAGATACCAGACAGTTGCATTTATATTGagcaatttttaaaacatgagACTACTATCTTCCAATGGGACATTATGTTAGCTTATCCCAAATTATTATGTTATACTTATTCATCACTAGAAAATATTCAGCCTGAAACCATGTGCTCTGGGTAAAAGAAGACAAACATGGGATGGAATTAAGTGGCCAGCACAGCCTCAGGACCTCAGCCATACTGGCTGTTGTAGGGGTAGCTTGACTGTACTGTACAAAAAAGAGCCCATCAAGCCAAATGACCTTGTCATGAGGTGCTTCAGGTAGCATAGGATGAAATGTTTCCAGATGAATGTCTTGACTATACTTTCTATTCATGGCACAACGTATTTGAGGTATGAAAATATTAGCTTTGGTGGACAACTTTTGAATAGTTGCTTTTGAAGTAATTTAAATAATGTACCACCATCCTACCACTGGACTGGTGTGAGCCATCAGCTGTGTATCCCCTTTCTGGACATAAGGTCCATTTTTACCTGTTGATAAAAATGCCACTTCAAATGAGCATTAAGAATATAACCACTAGATGGGCATGGGTTGACAgtatataattacattttttaaatcccaTCAGGACCATTAAGGGTATTCTACATACACTATTATACACTGTTCTGTGGACTACATAGACAACATCTGCTTCAGAATTGAAATCCTTCTCAGTGAATAACAGGAAACTGTAATAATGGGAGGAAACTGATTTGATGTCATGACTTGTTATTCGACTTGTTATTTTTAAACTGTAATGTTCAGTCCCAATTTAAGTGATCATTAGACCTGCTAATACACCCAAGTCATAATATAAATGAGATGTGAAATGCTACTGGAAAATATTGTTTTATTGTCTGCAAAATAAATGCTatctaaatacatttttgatatAGAAAAGTTATTGTATAGAAAACTTGTCATGAATGGTATGGTCATTTGCATTTTTTCACAGCCATGAAACAACAACTAAATAAGACTGGAATATTAGATGAGTCTGATGCAATGCAGAGGTATGTTAAGTCTAGCAGGAGTCATCCAAACATGCAGTCAATTCTTGAGAAATATCTTTAAGAGTTGTCAATATTGCGTACAATACATATGCTTGAGCTTGACCCAAAGCTATGGAAAAATAATGTATAACCATTTGAGACAGTAATACAAAATGTATCACATCTAGTGATAGCATAAGGTAAATGTTATATAAATGTACATGTAGTATAAAAAGGATGTATATAATTGTATGTAACAAAGATGTAAACTTCATAAATGCATAAATGACGCCTGCGtcagaaaagaaaatatataaacgGCAACTACGGTCCAGTACAGATCTAAATCAATACCACAATCATATTTAGACTCATTGTACATGAGCATATCCAAAAATAACACATCAAAAGAACCCAGGATCTGGAGTAATGTAGAGGTTTGTTCTAACCTACTAGATGTAGTGAGAAATGCAAAAGGCTTCGATGTCAGTAAATGACAACAAAGTAATGAAAACGTCTTGGCATCTGTGAGAAAGCCCAATTGCATTGGGCcaattctttctgtttttcatttttctcatcAAGGGTTCAACCTCCAGGCTTGCAGGCAGGAGTGCTCCTCTGTGCCTCGGTGCAGTGCTCCAGAGTTTTGAGCTAAGTGCTtctagctggctggctggctggctagctAGGCCTTCTGAGGCTTTGCAGTAAACATTAACCACAGTGATGGCTCAGGACACCACCCAAGCTCATAACTTGGTGTCTGCCTGCAGCTGTTCCAAGAGGGGGTTGGCCTCACTGTCAGGGGTCATGACTGTGACACTGTCCCTCCGCACAATACAAGTGGGTCGGTGTTTGTTAAGCATAAGGATCAACTGCTGACGTTCATGCTTCAGCTCTTCAATCTGGGCCTTGAGATCAGAATTCATCATCTCTAGCCTTTCCGATTCCTGTGGAAGCCAGGGAAAAAGAGGCTATTATTCTCGAAAACCAATAAGTCGTGACAGATATTACATTCTGGTAATTCCATTTCCGACAGCTGTGTTGCTGTTTAACGAATCATTGGCAAAGAAATAGCCCTGCCATTTGACTATATAAAGAACACAATAATACCTTGGTTTGAACAGCTGCTGATAGTTTGCTACTGCTAAGGCATACTAGTGATTTTATAGCACATCCTGGAGGTAAATGAAAGGGCAGTTGTACAGTGTGAACAACTGAACCATGGAAAATACCTTTGTATGTATACAGTCCTTTAGTAGTTTTCTGCCACAAAATGCAGTAAAGTATGTTGTCAGACACAAAGATAGCATacaatcatttctgttttttgatAGTAACCGACCTGTTGCAGATATTCcgttctttccttctttttgttTCGACATCGCGCTGCAGccactttgtttttctctcgccttcttttcctcctgtcgtcctcctcatccctctgaGCAAAAGCAGGAGTCAGATAATGAACAATTAATAAGGCTGTTGACATCAATGGACATTAAATCTCACATGACTGATATCTGATATAGGTATTTACACATCAACATTTTCAGAGacctttacaaaaaaaaaaaaaaaacacaaaagtatCAAAGAGCAGCTAAATTGAACTGTTGAATATTCTGCTTCAAGGTAGTCAGCAGTTTCTTACTTCACCAGAGGCGACATACTGAGGTGTTCTGTCATTTGCCTCGTGGTCCTTACCTCAGCCTTCATTACCCGTTTGGCCCTCTTGCCCAGCAGGTGCAGCGGGGAGAGCATGGCACCCAGGCTGCACAGGTCAGCATACTTCAGCTGATCAGTCAGCGTCGTGGCAGAGATGCCCGTCAGCAGACCCAGGCTGGGTAAGGAGCCGGCCGCCACAGAGGGATCAGGGATCGGCCCGGGCATCATGTTACTCCCTCCCACGACCACAGCTGAGAGACAGAgtcatggatttttttttaatttcatttcattttagcgGTAGATTCCTCACTGGATCAGTACAAATGGTGGAATGGCGTGGCATTCAGAAGACTGCAATCAACAAGGGGGCCAGCCAAAAGTCATGCAAAATGATGTAAAGGTATCACACAGAAAACTAGTCATCATAGAGTTTTGATTCCTCACAACATAATAATTCCTTAACATTTAGGCCAAAGCAGTGCAGTGTTTAAAGTATGGGACCCCTGTGTGATAAGTAGCAGCAATTGAAATCATCACATTCAAGGAAAGCTCTAAACTTGGGCAGATATCATTTATATgattaaacacacagatttCAAAGATCAGGCAAAGCAGTTCTTTCCCTGGCAAGAAATAGCCCACCAGTGGACATTGGAAAGGTATGAGAGAAATACATTCATGACACTTATACAGTACACAACATGAGCAAATACACCAGTGTATTCACATAATTGTCGAAAGATCCAAAATTATATCACCATACAGTAAGTGCATTACTTGAACATTAGGGTATTTGCTCTTATGTAAAACTGTTTAAATTTAGTATATTAAAATCGGATATAGCATTCAAAGGCCCACTACTACCTACAGTGCACCTACAGTGCACAGATAatccaccagagggcagaaGACGTGTCAGATTGCATACAACAGGTTTTTAAGTACAGTATTGATTATGACAATGTAAGTCGTGAAGCAAGTATGATTCAACAGTCATTATAGGGttaagtaaaacaaacatgccaTACGTTGGATAAACAGAAGAGGGTGCATTTACACTAATATTGGTAAACCGATATGAGCAGGCTGATAAACCAATATGGACTGCTAAGTGACAAGAGAGGCCAAATGTGGCTGCTGTATTGGCAAAACCAATATAATATATGGCCTCTAGTTCCAAGAATTAAAAAATGCTCCGACCTTAAGATGTAATGGTTAAGCCATACTTCATTGTTCTGTGAAGACACCATGAACAGTAGTTTCAAAGTAATGTGCAGTTACTTACCTTTCCCACATTTT
Above is a window of Clupea harengus chromosome 14, Ch_v2.0.2, whole genome shotgun sequence DNA encoding:
- the jdp2a gene encoding jun dimerization protein 2; the protein is MQRYPLFKIYSRPSADPKKGYLLNTETTPAVVVGGSNMMPGPIPDPSVAAGSLPSLGLLTGISATTLTDQLKYADLCSLGAMLSPLHLLGKRAKRVMKAERDEEDDRRKRRREKNKVAAARCRNKKKERTEYLQQESERLEMMNSDLKAQIEELKHERQQLILMLNKHRPTCIVRRDSVTVMTPDSEANPLLEQLQADTKL